Part of the Armatimonadota bacterium genome is shown below.
CGTCGCATAGCCTCGACGGGGCTGAACTGCTGCTGCTGGTTCGAGATGTCGGCCTTGGCGAGGTTGACATAGTGGCGGGTCATTTGGAGGTTGGTGTGTCCGAGGATTTGCTGTAGCGAGAAGCTATTGCCGCCGTTTCGCAAAAAGCTGACGGCGAACGTATGCCTCCAGGTATGGGGGGAACAGCGCTTCTTGGTTACACCGGCGGCCGTGCCCAGTCGCTCCATGAGCTGCAGAAGCCCAGAACGGGTCAAGGCACCGTTGCCCTCGGTCCGGCGATCCCCGCAAAAGACCGCGTCGGATTCACGCAGCGGCTGAACTGTGTGTTCGGGGCTGCGGCCTCGCCGCTTATAGGTACGCCGCGAGGGCTGGACTCGCTGGTTTTCGTGGATCAGGTTCCAGAGAGCGCCATAGGTGGTGGGACCGTAATAGACCGTGCGCCGTTTGTCACCCTTGCCGAGCACAGTGACGGCGTTGTGTTCGAGGTCGAGGTCAGCGTACGTGATGCCGCAGAGCTCCGAGGCGCGAATCCCGGTATCCAGAAGCAGCGATAGAATGGCAACATCGCGCTTGGGGTGGTGGGATTCCTTGGCGGCGGCGAACAGCCGCTCCAACTCGTCCGGGTCAAATGACTTGATCTGGTCGACGGGTGCATCAGGGGTACCCATCCCCTGCATCGGCGAGACGGACAAGTAGCCGTCTTTGA
Proteins encoded:
- a CDS encoding tyrosine-type recombinase/integrase, translating into MDVAPLWYVPPQGSLPRPQEVRIELDTLVRYADLWFRYSQNRNHSPTTLDLKRFIVGKFLWYLRANGHASFGRFEIEDFLAYLVADHSKDGGRWGDSRLTKPDGKRTKLTYYQYLAAFFNYLVKDGYLSVSPMQGMGTPDAPVDQIKSFDPDELERLFAAAKESHHPKRDVAILSLLLDTGIRASELCGITYADLDLEHNAVTVLGKGDKRRTVYYGPTTYGALWNLIHENQRVQPSRRTYKRRGRSPEHTVQPLRESDAVFCGDRRTEGNGALTRSGLLQLMERLGTAAGVTKKRCSPHTWRHTFAVSFLRNGGNSFSLQQILGHTNLQMTRHYVNLAKADISNQQQQFSPVEAMRRGRSGR